TCCCATTAGAAACTTTACAAAAAAATAATAAGCTATTTCATATATATTCAAAGGATTTCACAATTGAAGATGTTTGGAGTGTAGGACAAGATATTCATTTCTTAGATGATAATACTATTCTTCCTGAGAAATTTTATATTTTGTCTAAAAATTCAAAATTTGATTTAGAAAATAACTATAAAATAGAATACAAAGAGACTTATAGTCGATTTAAAGATGATGATGATTTAATATATATTTATAAAGTTATTAACAATTCAAAGAGATAATATCAATATATTATCTCTTTGAATTTTATTTTTCAGCTATAATTAATCTAACTACATCTCCTAACATAATATTTTTACTCATAACTTTTGAAAATCCAGCTTCTCTAATAGTCTTTTCTGTTTCTCTTAAAAGTGATGTTCCTAAAATTAATCTTGTAAAAATATTCAAAACTCTTAATCCTATATTAATTATAAAGTTCTCGCTTTTCATATGTTCTATAAATACTGCTTTGCCACCATTTTTCAAAACTCGATATACTTCATTTATTCCTTTTTTAGGATTAGGAATAGTGCAAAAAACACAAGAGGAAAATACTGAATCAAATGTTTCATCTGAAAAGCTCATATTTTCAATATCCATTTCTAATAATTTTACATTCTCTAATCCCAATAACTTAGCTTTTTTCTTTGCTATATTCAACATTCCAATAGAAAAATCTATACCTGTTACATCTGATTTTTTCTCATAATATTTTAAACATGCTCCACTTCCTATTCCAATTTCAAGAATTTTACCTTTTAACATTTGAACAGCTTCTTTTTTTATTTCATTCATAGGCATTCTTTCTTCTAATTTATCAAAAATATTTGCAATTCTACTATATTTATCTTTAGTTTCCATTTTAATTCTCCTATTTTTCATTTTTTATTAAAGGAACTATATTTCTTAATAGTATATATTATCTAAACCGTATATACAAGGAGGCAACATGGAAAATCTTTTAAATAGAAAATTAAGATTGGGAATCGCAGCGTGTCAATTTGGTTCTAAAGTTAGATATAACGGAAAAGGAATAGATTTGACTCAATCTTTAGGAAGAGACCGTGGACAATTCATTTGGACTCCTGTTTGTCCTGAAATTATGAGTGGAATGGGAGTTCCTAGACCAAGTATTAAACTTTCAGGAGGAAATGGATTTGATTTTTGGAATGGAAAAGCAAATATAAAAAATAAAGAGGGAGAAAACCGAAATGAGATGGTTCGAAAAGGTGCTATCGCTTGTCTTGAAACTTTAGAAAGAGCAAATATTGATGCCTATATATTTATGGAGGGAAGTCCTTCTTGCGGAGTTTATAGAACAAGTTTAAAAAATCAGCGTCTTGGAAATCCACCAGGAGTCTTTGGTGCATTACTTTTAGAAAGAAATATTTTTTTAATTAGTTCAATTGACCTACAAAGTCCTATCAGATGGTGGGATTGGAAAAGACGATTGGTTGCTTTTGTTTGGATTAAAGAGCAAAATATCAACTCAATTGACATTTTAAAAGAAATTTGGGACAAAGTTAAATATGTTTTATATGAATTACACGAAGAAGAAGCAACTAAAATAAGAGATCAAATAAGATTAATTACAAATGAAAAGAAGGATGTATCTGATGAAACCTTTACTTTTCTTAAAAACTCTATTCTAGATCTTTTAAGAAAACCAGCTGAATTAGAAAATATAAAAAAATGCTTATGGACTAACTATATTAACTTAAAAGAAAAAGAAAATATTGAGGTAGAAGAGATTTTTGAACCTCACATTTTAAGAAATATGACACATATAGCCCAAGAACTTCTTGGAGTTGAGATTGAAGCTAGAAAAAGAAATATTTTATTCAGAAGCTCCCCAATTAATTATAAACCTGATAGATAATTTATTTCTATCAATACAAAAAAGAAAAAAGACTGCGTCTACTCAGTCTTTTCTCTTTTTCACTTTATTATCCACACTTTATCTAAAATAGTTTATCTCATT
The nucleotide sequence above comes from Cetobacterium somerae ATCC BAA-474. Encoded proteins:
- a CDS encoding class I SAM-dependent methyltransferase; this encodes METKDKYSRIANIFDKLEERMPMNEIKKEAVQMLKGKILEIGIGSGACLKYYEKKSDVTGIDFSIGMLNIAKKKAKLLGLENVKLLEMDIENMSFSDETFDSVFSSCVFCTIPNPKKGINEVYRVLKNGGKAVFIEHMKSENFIINIGLRVLNIFTRLILGTSLLRETEKTIREAGFSKVMSKNIMLGDVVRLIIAEK
- a CDS encoding DUF523 domain-containing protein — its product is MENLLNRKLRLGIAACQFGSKVRYNGKGIDLTQSLGRDRGQFIWTPVCPEIMSGMGVPRPSIKLSGGNGFDFWNGKANIKNKEGENRNEMVRKGAIACLETLERANIDAYIFMEGSPSCGVYRTSLKNQRLGNPPGVFGALLLERNIFLISSIDLQSPIRWWDWKRRLVAFVWIKEQNINSIDILKEIWDKVKYVLYELHEEEATKIRDQIRLITNEKKDVSDETFTFLKNSILDLLRKPAELENIKKCLWTNYINLKEKENIEVEEIFEPHILRNMTHIAQELLGVEIEARKRNILFRSSPINYKPDR